From the Synechococcus sp. KORDI-49 genome, the window GCATCAAGGCCCGGCTCACCTCCCTGGGGAACCATCTGGAGATCGGCCGCGTCGCCCTCGCCAGCCGTTTCCAGAAGCAGCCCCATTCGCTGATGGCCCTGTTCCGCGGTGGCCTGCTGATCGCCGCCCGCTCCGGGTACGACACCCTGCACGGACTCGTCTCCTACAACCACTTCGCCCACAGCGAACCGGTCAATCAGACCTTTCTCAGCGGGCTGATGCGGCCGCCCTACCTGCAGAGCGAGCCGACCCTGCCCGCACCGCGCCATCCGCTGACCACGGTGCAGAGCAGTGATCAACCCAACCCGATCGCCAACATCCAATCCCTGGAACTGAGCATCCGCGAGCAGCTCAGTGACAACTTCCGGCTGCCGGTGCTGCTGCGTCAGTACGTGAACCTGATGGATGCCAGGGTCTGCGGCCTCTCCCTGGCAAAAGATTTCAACCAGATCACCGAAATCCTGATGGCGGCCGATCTTTCCCGCATTCCCCTTGAACGTCTGAATTACTTCATTGATGTGCCCCACGAGCCGATCTACCAGCACTTCAGCTGGTACCGAGGGGGCTAACGCTCAAGGCGTGGCTGGTACGTTAACCAGACCAAAAAGGAGCTGGGCCTTGGGTGAGGCGTGCCCTGACAAGCAGGAGCTGCAGGAACGTCTGATCGAGATCCTGCATCGCATCTCCGGCACTGATCCGGCTGCCATCACTCCGGATGCACGGCTGATGGAGGACGTGGGCATTGATTCCCTCGGTTTCTACGAAATCCTGATCGAGGCCGACACCTGTTTCGGCATCCGCATCAAGGAGGAGGAGCTGCTGCGATTCCGCACGGTTTCAGACATCCTCGATCACCTGGAAACGCTGGAGCTGCGGCCTCCCCATGCCGAAACCGCCTGAGCGCATTGCCGTGGTCGGCTGGGGGTCGCTGTCCCCCCTTGGTGAGGACGCCGACAGCACCTGGGCCGCGGTCTGCGCTCGGCAGTCCGGCATCCAGACCATCCAGGAGACCTGGGCCGAGGATCTGAACGTCCGCATCGCCGGCCGTGTGGCCGAAACCGCTTTCGCGGACCTGGAACCCCTGCTAAGGCGTCGCGCCGATCGCTGCGCCCAACTGGCCCTGCTGGCCGGCCGGCAAGCCTGGGCAATGGCGGAGCACAACCGCCGTGGCCTTGATCCAACCCGCATCGCTGTGGTGCTCGGCACCGGCATCGGCGGGCTGGCCACCATGCACGAGCAGCATTCCCAGCTCAGTGCAGGAGGGCCCAGCCGGGTGAATCCACTCACGGTGCCGATGCTGATCCCCGATGCGGCAGCCGGCCAGGTGGCCATCGACCTCGGTCTGCAGGGCGGCGCCCACACCCCCGTTTCCGCCTGTGCCTCCGGCGCCGAAGCCCTAATGCTGGCGCAATGGTTGCTGCAGGACGACCGCGCCGATCTGGTGCTGGCCGGGGGCAGCGAAGCGCCCGTGAACCGTCTCGGTCTGGTGGGCTTTTCGGCCATGCGCGCCCTCTCCCTTCGCAATGAGGCGCCGGAGCAGGCCTCCCGCCCCTACGGCCAGACGCGCGACGGTTTCGTGCTGTCGGAAGGGGCCGGCGTGCTGGCTCTGATGCGTCAGTCGGATGTGCCAGCCGGCGACGCCCTCGGCTGGCTGCTGGCCAGCGGCAGCAGCAGCGATGCGCACCACATCGTCGCCCCCGAGCCCCAGGGGCTGCAGGCCAGCCGGGCGATCGAGGAGGCCCTTCAGCGTGCTGACTGCAAGCCGGATGATCTCTGTGCCGTGCAGGCCCACGCCACAGGCACCAGCCTCGGCGATCTGGCCGAGGCCCGTGCCCTGCGCCGCAGCCTCGGCTCCGCCGCCGATCACCTGCCGGTGTATGCCCCCAAAGGGCAGCTGGGCCATCTGCTGGGGGGCGCTGGCGCCGTTGAGACGATCCTGGCGCTGCAGTCCCTGCGGGCCGGGATGGTTCCCTGCAGCATGAACGCCGATCCCCTCGATCCCGAGGTGGAGCTCGCGGTGACGGGGAGCGGACCGGTTGCCCTGCCCGACACCGACCGTGAACGTCTGCTGCTCAAGAACGCCTTCGGCTTCGGCGGCCACAACATCAGCCTGGTGCTGGCTGCACCGCCTCAGCCCAGCGCCCGGGCGTAGTAGGTCTGCACCACGCGGGTGAACCCATCGCGATCCCTGGGATCATCCGGAAGCACCAGATCACTGGACCGCCCGCGCTGGCAGTGAATCGTCCCCAGCGGCGCCGTGAGCCGGCTGAGCAACAGCCGCCAGGGCCGGTAGCGCGCCCCCAGGGCCTCCTCCATGCCGTCGTAGCGGAACACCCAGGGCACCACCCGGCCGCCGTAGTGACGCGCCAGCATCCAGGCGCTGGGAGACACCCGCGCTTCGATCGGCGTCACCAGGGAACCGTTGGGAGCCAGCATGATCTGGCCGTGCTCCCGCAGCAGGGTGGAGGCCTGCAGCATCCCCTGCATGCGCGACTGGGGTTGGCGGTGGTCCAGCACCACCGAGCCGGCGTTGCGGGCCGCCGCTCCGTAACCGGGCAGCACCCACTTGAGATGCAGTTGGGCCGTGGTCATCCCCGGCAGCTTCAGCACCCCCTGAATCACCAGGCCATCGCAGGGGCTGCGGTGGTTGAAGATGTGCACCAACGGCACCTGCGGCTCCTCGCTGCGCTGGCTGTCGTCCACCACCACCTGCACCCCGAGCGCCCTCAGCGCCACTTCGGAGGCCCAGGTCATCAGCTGCGCCGCCCACTTGGGACGACCCAGCAGCAACGCCGGCAGCTGCAGGCCGTAGAGCACAAAACCCAGGGATGCCCAGCCCAGCCTGGCCATCACCCGCGCCGGAATCACCAGGGGATTGGCGGGTCGCGCCGGCCGCAGCGGCGGCAGCTGCGGCAATGGCTCCAACCGCCGCGCCTCCGGTCCGATCGGGAAGGTGATGCGGAAGGGGAACTCCCCATCGAAGTTGCCGTTCACCTGGGTCGTCATCACCAGGTGTTTGTAGAAACGCCAGAACAGGGGCCGCTCGCTGGGCTGCGGATCGCGCCAGAAGTCATCCAGCGGTTTCTGATCCGTCAGGCCGTCGAGGTTGTAGAAGGTGTCGCCCATCGTCTTGGTGGGCACGGCATGGAACAGAGCCTGCAGCCCCACGGTGCTGTTCACGGTGATCACACCGCGACAGGTGCGCAGGTAACGGCTCAAGGGTCCGTCGTGGAAGTAGTGCACCCGGCCACTGACGCCGTAGCGGCGTGCCAGCAGGGCGATCAGGGTGGCGTAGCTGTTGTATCCGCGGTCCCGCGGATGGTGCTTGAAGGCCAGGTGATCCGACGCGTGGGCATGACCGGCGAAGGAGCGGATCACGTCCTCGATGAAGTCGTGCATGCCCCGGTAAGGCGATCCCATCTGGATCTGGGAATCGCTGGAGACCTGCAGCACCGCCAGGAAGAACGACAGATGCTCCAGCAGTCGGCGCTTCAGCGCCCGCTCCTGCCAGCGGTACAGCCAGTAGCGCCAGCTGCCGCGTAGCTGGCACCACAGGAACCCCGGTGAAGGCTGCAGCTTGTGCTCCCCCTCGATGATCGGGTAACGGGTGAAGGCGTGCTGGATGAAGGTGGGTGCCTTCCAGACCTTCCGCCAGCGCCAGCCGGGATCCAGCATGATCCCGCCGGGCAGTCGGTCCGCCGGCGGCAGATCCCGGTAGAAGTCCACCGGGCGGTTGAGATTGGAGCGGGCATTGACGCGATCCCGTTCCAGGGTCACGTAATTGGGGCGCAGGTACCCGAGTTCGAACACCCAGGCTTCCACCCCCAGGGCGCGGGCCTCCTCGATGGCGATCCGGTGGGGAATGATGAAATCCCCGTACATGAAGATGTGGCGGATGCCGCGTTCCGTCAGCAGCTGGCGCAGGAACGGTCGCCAGCCCTCCATGTCGCCGTCGTAAGGCACCCGCACCTCGGAAGGGAAGCCGAATTCCCGCAGCGGAAACGCCACCTTGGTGACCGGAATGCCGCAGCCCCGCAGGTAGCTACAGAAGCGGGCGAAGAACAGGCCGATCGGCCCCATCAGCAGCAGCACCGGGCCGTCTATGCGCACCTGCACCAGGGCTGGAGCCCTTCCCCTGCTCAAATCCCTGGCCAGCACTCAAAGAATCCTGGCACGCCCTAGCGACGCCGCAGCCGCCCCCAGTGGCGGAACAGGGCCTGCACCAGCGTTTGACGCGGCGGCGGGCCGTCCCGCCAGGCCAGCAGCTCATCGATGGCCTGCTCCGGTTCGATGAACCAGCCGCTGCGGCGACTCACATAGCGGGGGTAGGCGATCAGGGCGGCATGGACGAGGGCGTCGAGGGGCAGCAAACGGCCCCGGCGAGAGCAGGCCAGGCGGTCCTGCGTCAGCCCCCAGCCGGCGTAGAACGGCAGCCCCCAGCAGTGCACCTCCAACCCGCGCAGCAGCGCCTCGAACCCAGCCAGTGAGGTGAGCACATGCAGGGCATCCACCTGGCTGAACAGCTGCTGGATCGAACCGCCCGTGAGCACGGCGTCGCAATAGCTCCGGCTCTGGTCCTCGCCGGCGCCGGCCCGGCACAGCCCCGCCACCACATCCGGATGCGGTTTGTACACGAGATAGGCCTCCGGTTCCGCTTGCCGCACCGCCTGCAGCAGGGCCAGGTTGCTGCGCAGCTCGGGAGCACCGAAGCGGATCGAGGCATCGGTTTCCACCTGCCCCACCACCAGCACCACCCGCTGCGCCGCCGCCGGCCGTTGCCAGGGGGCATCGCTGAGGTTGTATTTGGTGATCGCCTCGGCCACCAGCCGCTGCCGCAACGCTGCCGCGCGCGACAGCTGCGGCTCGGTCCAATGGCCGGTCGCCAGCACCGCCTCCAGGTCACTGGGGGAGGTGGCGTCGTAGTAAATGCCGCTCTGATCCACCACCCACGAGATCGGATCGATCAGCTCGGCACCGAGGCCCACCGAGCGCAGGAAACCGTCCTCCACCTGCAACAGCGGCAGCCCCCGGGCCTCGACGGCCGCCAGCAGCCGTGGCCGGGCTCGCCGGCCCCAGACAGCCACCGCCTCGGCCCAGCGACCGGGACGTGCCCGAGGCAACCGGAATCGCAGCGTGCTTCCCGCCAGGAACCGCCGCAGATTGCGCTGCTTCCAGGGGGTGAAGCCGAAGGCCTCCAGCCGGGCGGCGGGCTGGCTCTGCAGACGCCGTTGCAGACCGATGGCCCGCATCAGATCCTCGATCGGCGCAGGCTGAAGGCTGTGGGGATCAAGGCAGCGGCTGCCGGCGATCAGAGCGGCGTGCACCAGCGCCTCCAGCCCCGGCCGGGCCGTGCGTCGCTCCGGTGGCCTCAGTCGGTCCTGCGTCAGCCCCCAGCCCGCATAGAAGGGCATACCGAAGCAGTGCACCGGGCGCCCCCACAGCAACGCCTCAAAGCCCATCTGGGAGGTCACGACATACACCGCCTCGGCACGCTCCAGCAGGGCGGCGGGGTGCCACCCATCGGCGCAGAGACGAATGCGCGGATGCTGCAGAGCGTCAGGGCTGAAATGACCACGGGCCCGGCCCTGGATCACATCCGGGTGCACCTTCACCACCACGGTGCAATCGGGATGGTCCGCCAGGGCCGCCCGGAGCATCTGCTGGAAACTCTGCGGTCCCGCCAGTCCCAGAGGGATCGAGAGATCCCCTGCGGACTGATCCACCACCAGCACAAAGGGCTGCTCCGGAGCCGGCGACTCCCGTGGCGGATTCAACTTGCTCAACCGCTGGGTGCACCACAGCAGCTGCACCACCCGGGCCCGGTCGCGCTGCTCGGCGCTGAGCGATGCAGCGATCCGCTGCTCCAGACGGCTCGGGGCGGTGGCATCGAAATGCACCCCCAGATCATCCACCAGCAGGCAGAGCGGTGGATGGCGACGCCCTTTGGCCAGCGACCGCAGCAGACCGTCCTCCAGATGCCAGACCGGCAGGCCACGACGCTGGGCGAGCCGCTCCACACGCCTGGCGCTGGGCCGCCGCCCCCAGGCCAGCAGCGCGTCCACATCCCGGCTCCGCCCCGGCAGCAGCTGCGCCGGAGCCATGAGGGCCGGCAGCGTCCGATGCGCCAGCATCCCGGTCTCTGGAACCCCCAGCCGGTCGTTCATCGGGTAAGACGGGGCACACCGAATCCTCACCGATGACGGCCGCTGCCGCTGCCCTGGCTCTGATTCCCGCCCGCGGCGGGTCGAAAGGCATCCCCGGCAAGAACCTGCAGGAGGTGGAGGGCGTTCCGCTGGTGGGCCGCAGCGTTCAGGCGGCTCTGGCCAGCACCCGGGTGAGCCGGGTGGTGGTCAGCACCGACGACGACGCCATTGCCGCCGCGGCCCGCAGCCATGGAGCGGAGGTGGTGCGGCGTCCCGAGCATCTGGCCGGAGACACCGCCAGTTCCGAGTCGGCCCTGCTGCATGCCCTGGAGCAGCTCTCCACGGCAGGTCCGCTGCCTCCGCGGCTGGTGTTTCTGCAATGCACCTCGCCGTTCACCAGCGGCGAGCAGATCGATCAGGTGCTGGCGGCCCTGGATGCACCAGCGGTGAACAGCAGCTTTGCCGTCGCCCCCTGGCACGGCTTCCTGTGGCGGGGCGATGGCCGTGGCATCAACCATGACCCGCAGCAACCCCGCCAACGCCGCCAGGACCTGGAGCCCGCCTATCTGGAAACCGGAGCGATCTACGCCATGGACACGGCGGCCTTCCGCGCCGTCGGCAGCCGGTTCTGCCCCCCCTGGCAGCCGGTTGTGCTCGAGCATCCCGGCCCGGAGATCGACACACCCGCCGATCTGGCGCTCTGCCGCGCACTGGCTCAGGCGGCACCACGGTAATTTTGCCGAGTTCCCGAGCGAGGCCGATGGCCGCTGCAGCCGACAAGCGCCTGGCCGGCCGCACCGTCGCTGCTGTGGCCTGCTTCGACTCGTTCGGAAAGATGGCGATGACCCTGCTGGCGGCCTGCCGGCGCCAGGGGGCGGACACGACGCTTCACCTGCTGGAGATCAACAACCGGGCCCTGTCCAGACGGCAGCGTCTGGAGATCCGCCGCACGGATCCGCGCACCCGCATCGAGAAGCACCGCTGGAACGAATTCCGCCAGCTCACCCGTGCGATGGCAGGAAACGTCGATGTGCTGGTGCTGGGGCTGGATGGCCGCCGCAGCCGGGATGCCCTGCTGATGCTCGCTGCGGAGTGGAAGGAGACGAGCCGTCGCCCCCTGCTGGTGAGTGCCTATCCCGGCATCCTGTTCCGCTTTGCCCTCGAGGGCATGCTCGACCGCTCCGGCGTCGATCTGCTGTGCCTCAACAGCAACCAGGATCTGGAGCTCTACCAACAGGGTTGCCGCGCCCTGGGCCAGGACAGCGGCAATGCCGTGGTCACCGGACTGCCGATCCTGTGGAGAGTGCCGCAGCATCAGCCCCCTCCGGATCGCCCCTCGATCGTCTTCTTCGAGCAGCCCTCGATCCCCGTGCACCCGCTGCAGCGCCACTTCCTGTGCCAGGAGCTGAAACACCTGGCGGAGGCCTGGCCGGAGCATCCGGTGATCTTCAAGCCGCGCACCTCCAGCATCGAGAGCACCCTGCATCGGCGCCACGGCGAAATGGCGGGGGTGATCGACCGGATGTCAGAGACGGTGCCGAACCTGGAGCTCAGTTTCAAACCGGCCACCCGCCTGCTGCGCCACTGCGGCTGTGCCATCACCGTGTCGTCCACCGCGGCCCTGGAAGCGATGGCGATGGGGGTAAGCACGCGCATCGTTGGTGACCTTGGTGTCACCGAAACCCTCGGCAACCACTTCTTTGCCGCCTCCGGCGCCGTGGCGGAGTTCGCCTCAATCCGCAGCGACCCCTTCAGCGTGACCCATGACCCCCTGTGGCTCCAGCAGCAGGGCTTTCAGGCGGATGGCGCCGACCGCTTCGTCAACGCCCTGCAGGAACGCCTGGCACACGGCCTGCCCGCCCTGCCCAGGGGGGGCACCGGTCCAGCCAGCTGGGGCAGCCGCAGCTGGCAGCGCTACGCCGTGAGCGAAGGCGGACGCCGCATGCTCAGCAGCGGCGGCGCCCGCTCCAGCCAGCGCAAACGCCATCAGACCCGTAATCTCCTGCGACGCTTGCGCGATGGGTTGGTGGGCTTCGGCTGGCTGTCGAAACTGCTGCGGGAACGATGACGATCGTTCTGATCAGCGACGGCGGCGCCGAGCAGCATGCCTGCCGCCTGCTGGCCGACCGTCTCGAACAGCAGGGGCAGCCCTGCCTCACCATCGGCGCTCCCGCACCCGGATGGCACAGCCCCTGGCCGGCGGTGCGGCCCCAGCTGGAGATCCCTGCCGATGCCCTGCTGGGCACCACCCTGCTGGAAGAGGCGACCGCCATCGGCCTGTTTCTGCAGGACACCGACCAGCTCGATCGGCTCGTGCATGGCTACCGAGAGCTCTGCCGCCACCGAGGCAGGAAACCGGCCCCGGTGTTCAGCGGGCCGCTGGCGCCCGTGGTGGGCGACAAGCTGATCAGCGAACTCTCCAGCCGCCACCTCTGCGACCTGGTGCTGCTGCATGGCGAGCGGCAGCGGCAGGAAGCGGCCGCCATGCGTTTCAACTGGCCGGCGTCCTTGAAGGCACCACCGCTGGTCTGCGGTGGCTTCTGGTTCATGCCGGAGCGCCCGCACCTGGGCTGCCTCAGCGGTGGACTCAGCACCCCCCCCTACAGCCTGCTGGTGCTCGCACAGCAGAGCATCCCCACCCAGATCGGGGCCAAGTCGCAGATGCTGCGGCAGCTGATCCGGTGGGCGGAGGCATCCCCGCAATGGCGTGTGGTGATCCAGCGCGACCATGCCTGGAACGACGACGAACCCTGGATTCCCTTCTATGAACCGGAGGACTGGACGCTGCCGCCCAACCTGGGCTTCGGGGAACCGGGCCAGATGCTGACCCTGCTGTCGAACTGCACCGCCTGTGCCGGCGTCAGTTCCCCCTGGCTGTTCACGGCGATGGCCTGGGGCCGGCGCGCCATGGTGATCGGCGATTTCGGCATCCACTCCAGTCAGGGCACCAGCGGCTTCTTCGGCAGTGGCGCCATGCACCGGCTGCGCTCCATCCATCAGCTGGACCAGCTGCTGGATCTGCCGAAGCCCAGTCAGAGCTGGCTGGAATCGATGGGCTGGGCCGTGCACGACGGGCCGGCGCGGTTGCGCCGCGCCCTAAAGGAGATCACACCGTGAGCCGTCCGTTCCGCCTTCTGCTGATCGGTGACAGCGACAGCCAGCTGCTGGCCTGCGAATCGCTGTGCCGCTTCCCGGTCGAGCTCGCCGTGGAGGTCACGATCAATGCCATCCCCCGGAATGGAACCCCCGCGCCGATTCTCAAGCGGGCGCAGGCGCTGGGGCGTCTGTGGCGCCATGAGATGGGTCAGCTGCTCACCCATCCGGAGCTGATGCAGTTCGATGCCATCGGGGTGTTCCTGACGGGCAGCAAGATCAGCGACTTCCGTCTGGCCCTCGGGCTGCTCCCCGCCAGCGAGCGGCCGCTGCTGTTCTGTGGCTTCAACGGCGTGGTGCTGGAGAAGTTCATGGAAGGCATGAGCTGGCGGCTTGGCTACGACCTGATCTGCCTCAGCGGCGAACGCGACCGGGAGGCGCTGGAGAGGATGGTGGCCAGCACCCCGTTCCTGCGGCAGCAGACCGTGCTCACCGGCCTGGGACGCAGCACCCCAGCCACATCGCCGTTGCCCAACGATGACCGCCCCCGCCGCCTGGTGTTCGCCGAGCAGGTGGTGATGCCGGCTGCTGCGCGCGACCGAGCCGAGATGGTGCGGATCCTGGCCGAACTGGCCCGCCGCTCCCCCGACTGGGAGGTGCTGATCAAACCGCGCATCGCGCCCGACGAGGCCACCTTCCACGCCAGCGACTCCCACATCAGCAGCACCCTGATGCAGACCCTGGGCCACCCCCCGGCCAATCTGCAGCTGGATTACCGCCCGCTGCCGGAGCTGCTCAGGCACGCCCGGTTGATGGCGACCGTTTCATCCACCGCGTTCTTCGATGCCCTCGACCATGGGTGCCGCCCGGTGGTGATGGCGGATTTCGGCATTGCTCCCTCCAGCGGCAGCCACGTGTTCGCCGGCAGTGGGGTGTGGCGGGCGCTGGCGGAGGTGGAGGATCTCGACGCCCTGGATCAGGAGCTGCCCCTGCCGGACCCGACCTGGCTGGCCTGGATGGGCTACGGCACCGACGCGGGGCCGGCTGCGCTGATCCGCGCGCTGCAGGCGCTGAAGCAGGACCCTCCTGCCGTGATCAACGAGAGTCCTGGCCACATGAGCAATGCCAATCTCAGCTTCACCCAGCTGCGGCGCAGCGCTGAGGAGGCCATCGTGGCGAAGAACTGGGAGGAAGCCCGCAGCCTTCTGATGCTCGCCACCCTGCTGCGCCCGAAGCACCGCAACGCGGCGCGGCGCCTCTGGGCGGTGCAGTGGCCCAACCGACTGATGAGGCGCCTTCTCGTGGCCATCACCTACAGGGATGTGGGGTAAGGTCTCACGGTTCACCAGCTGACTGGCCAAAGGCGAACTGTGAAGGGCATCCAGATCGAACGGAACTTCACCCAGTTCGTGGTCTTCGCCGAGGACAGCATTCTCTCGGCCCTCAGCAAGATCACCGCGAACCAGTCGCGGCTGATCTTCGTGGTGTCGGAAGCCGGCATCCTCCAGGGGGTGCTCACCGATGGTGATTTCCGCCGCTGGATCGCCAGTTGCGGCGACATCGACCTGAACCTCCCGGTGACGGCGGCGATGAATCCCAACTGCCGCAGCGCCCCGGAGGGCACGCCACCGGCCGAGCTTTCGGGGCTGCTCACCTCCAAGATCATCGCCCTGCCGCTGCTGGACAGCCACGGCCGCATCGTGGCGGTGGCCCTGCCCGCCACCGATGGCCTGCAACTGGGCAGCCGCCGCATCGGCGACGGCGAACCGAGCTTCGTGATCGCCGAGATCGGCAACAACCACAACGGCGATATCGGCATCGCCCTGCAGCTGATCGATGCCGCCCATGCCGCCGGCGCCGACTGCGCCAAGTTCCAGATGCGGGACATGAGCAAGCTGTACAGCAACGCCGGCGACAGCAACGACATGGCGTCCGATCTGGGGACGCAGTACACCCTGGATCTGCTGGAACGGTTCCAGCTCAGTGACGACGAACTGTTCCGCTGTTTCGACTACGCCGCCGGCAAGGGACTGGTGCCCCTCTGCACCCCCTGGGATGAAACCAGCCTGGAGAAACTCAACCGCTGGGGCATGGAGGGCTTCAAGGTGGCCTCGGCAGACTTCACCAACCACGCGTTGATCAGTCAGCTGGCGGCCACGGGCAAACCGCTGATCTGTTCCACCGGCATGGCCAGCGAACTGGAGATCCGCTCCGGCATCCGTCACCTGCAGCAGGAGGGGGCGAATTACGTGCTGCTGCACTGCAATTCCACGTACCCCACACCGTTCAAGGATGTGAACCTTCGCTACCTGGAACGGCTGCGGGAACTGGCGGATGCACCGGTCGGCTACTCCGGCCATGAACGGGGCATTGAGGTGCCGATCGCCGCGGTGGCGATGGGTGCTGCGGTGATCGAAAAGCACATCACCCTTGACCGTGGCATGGAGGGCAACGACCACAAGGTGAGCCTGCTGCCGGAGGAATTCGCCCAGATGATCCAGGGCATCCGCCGGGTGGAGGAATCCATGGGCCAGGGCGGTGAACGCAGCATCAGCCAGGGCGAGATGATGAACCGCGAGGTGCTGGCCAAAAGCCTGGTTGCCGCCTGCGATGTCCCGGCCGGAACGGAGATCACCGAAGCGATGGTGCGCATCCAGAGCCCGGGGCAGGGGCTCCAGCCCAACCGGTTGCCCGACCTGCTGGGGCGACGGCTGCCGGTGGCCAAGGCCCAGGGCGAGGTGTTCTTCCCCTCCGACCTGGAAACTCCCGCGGC encodes:
- a CDS encoding N-acetylneuraminate synthase family protein, translating into MKGIQIERNFTQFVVFAEDSILSALSKITANQSRLIFVVSEAGILQGVLTDGDFRRWIASCGDIDLNLPVTAAMNPNCRSAPEGTPPAELSGLLTSKIIALPLLDSHGRIVAVALPATDGLQLGSRRIGDGEPSFVIAEIGNNHNGDIGIALQLIDAAHAAGADCAKFQMRDMSKLYSNAGDSNDMASDLGTQYTLDLLERFQLSDDELFRCFDYAAGKGLVPLCTPWDETSLEKLNRWGMEGFKVASADFTNHALISQLAATGKPLICSTGMASELEIRSGIRHLQQEGANYVLLHCNSTYPTPFKDVNLRYLERLRELADAPVGYSGHERGIEVPIAAVAMGAAVIEKHITLDRGMEGNDHKVSLLPEEFAQMIQGIRRVEESMGQGGERSISQGEMMNREVLAKSLVAACDVPAGTEITEAMVRIQSPGQGLQPNRLPDLLGRRLPVAKAQGEVFFPSDLETPAATPRTYRFRQPFGLPVRYHDIKVFSKVSNLDLVEIHLSYKDLEVDLDQVLPERQEIGLVVHAPELFAGDHTLDLCTADEGYRDHSVRELQRVIDISRDLRGRFRCPAPVLLVTNVGGFSEHRHLDRDERKPLQQRLIESLGRLNCGGDVEIIPQTMPPFPWHFGGQRFHNLFVDPGFIHSFCEQQGMRVCLDVSHSKLACNHLHLPFRDFLNRILPFTAHLHLADARDVDGEGLQIQDGEIDWVQLFEQINQHCPQASFIPEIWQGHKNGGEGAWLALERLEAAA
- a CDS encoding DUF6716 putative glycosyltransferase, coding for MSRPFRLLLIGDSDSQLLACESLCRFPVELAVEVTINAIPRNGTPAPILKRAQALGRLWRHEMGQLLTHPELMQFDAIGVFLTGSKISDFRLALGLLPASERPLLFCGFNGVVLEKFMEGMSWRLGYDLICLSGERDREALERMVASTPFLRQQTVLTGLGRSTPATSPLPNDDRPRRLVFAEQVVMPAAARDRAEMVRILAELARRSPDWEVLIKPRIAPDEATFHASDSHISSTLMQTLGHPPANLQLDYRPLPELLRHARLMATVSSTAFFDALDHGCRPVVMADFGIAPSSGSHVFAGSGVWRALAEVEDLDALDQELPLPDPTWLAWMGYGTDAGPAALIRALQALKQDPPAVINESPGHMSNANLSFTQLRRSAEEAIVAKNWEEARSLLMLATLLRPKHRNAARRLWAVQWPNRLMRRLLVAITYRDVG